A region from the Triticum aestivum cultivar Chinese Spring chromosome 3D, IWGSC CS RefSeq v2.1, whole genome shotgun sequence genome encodes:
- the LOC123080299 gene encoding transcription and mRNA export factor ENY2: protein MRSSINRPPTPDQEEDEEEEQGKEASLGDIINLKLVESGEKERLMELLRERLVECGWRDDMKALCRAYARKKGRNNVTLDDLIHVITPKGRASVPDAVKAELLQRIRSFLMSSSLW, encoded by the exons AT GAGGTCGTCGATTAACCGGCCGCCGACGCcggaccaggaggaggacgaggaggaggagcaagGGAAGGAGGCTTCTCTCGGAGATATCATCAACCTCAAG TTGGTGGAGAGCGGCGAGAAGGAGAGGCTGATGGAGCTTCTCCGGGAGCGGCTCGTCGAGTGCGGCTGGAGGGATGACATGAAGGCTCTCTGCAG GGCTTATGCAAGGAAAAAGGGAAGAAATAATGTAACATTAGATGATCTTATTCATGTTATTACTCCAAAAGGAAGAG CCTCGGTGCCCGATGCGGTGAAGGCAGAGCTGCTGCAACGCATCCGATCCTTTCTCATGTCTTCCTCGCTTTGGTAG
- the LOC123080300 gene encoding uncharacterized RNA methyltransferase pc1998 produces MPPPAGLIPWPSPTAPAPRLTTTTRPRPPPRVRPPPPPPPPRRAPPPPPRLKPVVAPKPAASLPPPPVIVSTMDPASTCLNCTHFGSCSGCTHEFDLDKPPVLQEVTDFFSAHGIEDFTFSRGRLSEWRCRAKLAVRGTPEKPLIGLYQEGTHIVQDIPECRAHHPSINYAIKLLKQGISELGVQPFDEDAGTGELRYVQMTVTTYNTSIPVAQRYEQARVQVSLVWNSRDERSKNSEKLSLLQEFLWTNGGPRSNLHVIHSIWANFQTSTSNIIFGHKWRHIGGEADLWERFGGVDICLDPYSFGQANTLSFNSLLHKLIKYVPRGSTVVDLYSGAGVIGLAIAASRKCRSVRCVEINKMLKLSFEKSASRLPPNLGCTITWHNTDASAEPIHWLEGSSVAIVDPPRKGLHPSVINALQRVALSERKAFKAKSSLTKVKDEKRPWILRAREPAVHVDSTIMEESSGIWPETLIYISCGWDSFKKDCKSLISNEAWHLENAHAFNFFPGTDSIEVLAIFRRDSGIAQKKTKTKTKTKAKAKAKTKAKKKKAKPSKV; encoded by the exons ATGCCTCCCCCGGCGGGGCTGATCCCCTGGCCGTCCCCGACCGCCCCGGCACCGCGACTCACTACCACGACCCGGCCGCGCCCCCCGCCTCGCGTtcgccctcctcctccgccccctccccctcgccgcgccccgccgccacctccgcGGCTCAAGCCGGTCGTCGCGCCAAAACCGGCTGCCTCCCTGCCCCCGCCGCCCGTCATTGTCTCCACCATGGACCCCGCCTCCACCTGCCTCAACTGCACCCACTTCGGCTC GTGCTCCGGGTGCACTCACGAGTTCGACCTCGACAAGCCGCCGGTGCTGCAGGAGGTGACGGATTTCTTCAGTGCTCACGGAATCGAAGACTTCACCTTCAGCAGGGGCAGGCTG TCAGAATGGCGGTGCCGGGCGAAGCTAGCGGTACGCGGAACACCAGAGAAACCGCTGATTGGCCTGTATCAGGAAGGGACACATATTGTTCAAGATATTCCCGAGTGCAGAG CCCATCACCCAAGCATTAACTATGCTATTAAGCTTCTGAAGCAAG GTATATCCGAGCTCGGTGTGCAGCCTTTTGATGAAGATGCTGGTACTGGTGAACTAAGATACGTGCAG ATGACCGTGACGACATATAACACGTCTATTCCAGTTGCGCAAAGATACGAGCAAG CGAGAGTTCAAGTTTCATTGGTTTGGAATTCAAGAGACGAGCGCTCCAAAAATTCAGAGAAGTTGAGTTTGTTGCAAGAA TTCTTATGGACAAATGGTGGACCAAGAAGTAATTTGCATGTGATTCACTCCATATGGGCCAATTTCCAGACATCAACCAGCAAT ATAATTTTTGGGCATAAATGGAGACATATCGGCGGGGAGGCAGATCTGTGGGAGCGTTTTGGGGGAGTTGATATTTGTCTTGACCCTTATAGCTTTGGGCAGGCTAATACTCTG TCTTTTAACTCGTTACTGCATAAGTTGATCAAATATGTACCACGGGGCTCAACAGTTGTTGATTTGTACTCTGGTGCCGGTGTTATTGGGTTAGCCATCGCGGCTTCTAGGAAATGCAG GTCTGTGAGATGTGTTGAGATCAACAAAATGTTGAAATTGTCTTTTGAGAAGTCAGCAAGCCGACTTCCACCAAACCTGGGTTGCACCATAACTTGGCACAATACCGATGCTTCAGCT GAACCCATTCACTGGCTTGAAGGGTCAAGTGTTGCTATCGTGGATCCTCCCAGGAAAGGACTGCACCCTTCTGTTATCAATGCTCTACAGAGAGTTGCTTTATCTGAGCGCAAGGCGTTCAAGGCCAAAAG TTCACTTACAAAGGTGAAAGATGAGAAGAGACCATGGATCCTGCGAGCAAGGGAACCAGCTGTTCATGTTGATAGTACAATCATGGAAGAAAGTAGTGGAATATGGCCAGAGACCCTCATATACATCAGCTGCGGCTGGGACAGTTTTAAAAAG GACTGCAAAAGCTTGATATCCAACGAGGCCTGGCATTTGGAGAATGCACATGCTTTTAACTTCTTCCCTGGCACTGATAG CATCGAAGTCCTGGCGATCTTCAGACGGGACTCTGGAATTGCTcagaagaaaacaaaaacaaaaacaaaaacaaaagcgaAAGCGAAAGCGAAAACAAAAGCGAAAAAGAAGAAAGCCAAGCCATCGAAAGTCTAG